The following proteins are co-located in the Canis aureus isolate CA01 chromosome X, VMU_Caureus_v.1.0, whole genome shotgun sequence genome:
- the BCOR gene encoding BCL-6 corepressor isoform X3, which yields MLSATPLYGNVHSWMNSERVRMCGINEDRKIPVNDGDASKARLELREENPLNHNVVDATTAHRIDGLAALSMDRTGLIREGLRVPGNIVYSSLCGLGSEKSREAATSTLGGLGFSSERNPEMQFKPNTPETVEASAVSGKAPNGFSAIYKTPPGIQKSAVPTAETLGLDRPASDKQSPLNINGASYLRLPWVNPYMEGATPAIYPFLDSPNKYSLNMYKALLPQQSYSLAQPLYSPVCTNGERFLYLPPPHYVSPHIPSSLASPMRLSTPSASPAIPPLVHCADKSLPWKMGVSPGNPVDSHAYPHIQNSKQPRVPSAKAVTSGLPGDTALLLPPSPRPSPRVHLPSQPAADTYSEFHKHYARISTSPSVTLSKPYMTVSSEFPSARLSNGKYPKGPEGAESGPPVPGHARKAAGQDRKDGGSPPLLEKQTVTKDVTDKPLDLSAKMVDVDASKADHMKKMAPTVLVHSRAGSGLVLSGSEIPKETLSPPGNGCAIYRSEIISTAPSSWVVPGPSPNEENNGKSMPLKNKALDWAIPQQRSSSCPRMGGTDAVVTNVSGSVSSAGRPASASPAPNANADGCKTSRSSMDTTPSVIQHVGQPPTTPAKHSGGTSSKGAKAGNPEPSFKANENGLPPSSIFLSPNEAFRSPPIPYPRSYLPYPAPEGIAISPLSLHGKGPVYPHPVLLPNGSLFPGHLAPKPGLPYGLPTGRPEFVTYQDALGLGMVHPMLIPHTPIEMTKEEKPERRSRSHERTRYEDPTLRNRFSEMLEASSAKLHPEVPGDKNLKPSPGWNQGKTVVKSDKLVYVDLLREEADGKTDANVAKAGFVAESVGPSTEPTKPPADPALQPHRDFVALREELGRISDFHEAYAFKQAPGQPVFTLSKESVPAGTSKENLGMPVATPFLEPTLGSDGPAVTFGKTQEDPKPFCVGSAPPSVDVTPTYTKDGADEAESNDGKVLKPKPSKLAKRIANSAGYVGDRFKCVTTELYADSSQLSREQRALQRAMMRFSELEMKEREGGHPTTKDSEVCKFSPADWERLKGNQDKKPKSVTLEEAIADQNDNERCEYSAGNKHDPFEAPEEKDLPVEKYFVDRQPVSEPPADQAAVDVPHSPTLRLDRKRKVSGDSTHTETAAEELPEDPLLKAKRRRVSKDDWPEREMTNSSSNHLEEPHYSELTNLKVCIELTGLHPKKQRHLLHLRERWEQQVSAAESKPGRQGRKEVTQATQPEVTAQGNNSPEEKPSRKRAEAKGNRSWSEESLKSSDNEQGLPVFSGSPPMKSLSSTNASGKKQTQPSCTPASRPPAKQQKIKESQKTDVLCTDEEEDCQAASLLQKYTDNSEKPSGKRLCKTKHLIPQEPRQGLSLTGDYYVENTDGKVTVRRFRKRPEPSSDYDLSPAKQDQKPFDRLQQLLPASQSSQLPRSSSPPETTQSRPMPPEARRLIVNKNAGETLLQRAARLGYEEVVLYCLENKICDVNHRDNAGYCALHEACARGWLNIVRHLLEYGADVNCSAQDGTRPLHDAVENDHLEIVRLLLSYGADPTLATYSGRTIMKMTHSELMEKFLTDYLNDLQGRSDEDSNGSWEFYGSSVCEPDDESGYDVLANPPGPEDQDDDDEAYSDVFEFEFSESPLLPCYNIQVSVAQGPRNWLLLSDVLKKLKMSSRIFRCNFPNVEIVTIAEAEFYRQVSASLLFSCSKDLEAFNPESKELLDLVEFTSELQTLLGSSMEWLHPSDMASDDYW from the exons ATGCTTTCAGCAACCCCCCTGTATGGGAACGTTCACAGCTGGATGAACAGCGAGAGGGTCCGCATGTGTGGGATCAACGAAGACAG GAAAATTCCTGTGAATGATGGTGACGCTTCAAAGGCCAGACTGGAACTAAGGGAAGAAAATCCCTTGAACCACAACGTG GTGGATGCCACTACGGCCCATCGGATCGATGGCCTGGCCGCGCTGAGCATGGACCGCACTGGCCTGATTCGGGAAGGGCTGCGTGTCCCTGGCAACATCGTGTATTCTAGCTTGTGTGGACTGGGCTCGGAGAAAAGTCGGGAGGCCGCCACGAGCACTCTAGGTGGTCTCGGGTTCTCTTCCgagagaaatccagaaatgcAGTTCAAACCGAACACACCTGAGACGGTGGAGGCTTCCGCTGTCTCTGGAAAAGCCCCAAATGGCTTCAGTGCTATCTATAAAACGCCACCTGGAATACAAAAAAGTGCTGTACCCACAGCAGAAACACTGGGCTTGGACAGGCCTGCCAGCGACAAACAGAGCCCTCTCAACATCAATGGTGCTAGTTACCTGCGGCTGCCCTGGGTCAATCCTTACATGGAGGGTGCCACGCCAGCCATCTACCCTTTCCTCGACTCGCCAAATAAGTATTCACTGAACATGTACAAGGCCTTGCTACCTCAGCAGTCCTACAGCTTGGCCCAGCCGCTGTATTCCCCAGTCTGCACCAACGGGGAGCGCTTTCTCTACCTGCCGCCACCTCACTACGTCAGTCCCCACATCCCGTCCTCCCTGGCTTCACCCATGAGGCTCTCAACACCTTCGGCCTCCCCGGCCATCCCCCCTCTGGTCCACTGCGCAGACAAAAGCCTGCCCTGGAAGATGGGCGTCAGTCCTGGGAACCCCGTCGATTCCCACGCCTACCCCCACATCCAGAACAGTAAGCAGCCTAGGGTGCCCTCCGCCAAGGCAGTCACCAGTGGCCTGCCCGGGGACACGGCTCTCCTATTGCCTCCTTCACCTCGGCCTTCACCCCGGGTCCACCTTCCTTCCCAGCCTGCTGCAGACACCTACTCGGAATTTCACAAGCACTACGCCAGGATCTCCACCTCGCCCTCCGTCACCCTGTCAAAGCCATACATGACGGTGAGCAGCGAGTTCCCGTCAGCCAGGCTCTCCAACGGCAAGTATCCCAAGGGCCCGGAAGGGGCTGAGAGTGGCCCGCCAGTTCCCGGGCATGCCCGGAAAGCGGCAGGACAGGACCGGAAAGACGGTGGCTCGCCTCCTCTGTTGGAGAAGCAGACAGTTACCAAAGACGTTACTGATAAGCCCCTGGACTTGTCTGCGAAAATGGTGGATGTAGACGCTTCCAAAGCGGACCACATGAAAAAGATGGCTCCCACGGTCCTCGTTCACAGCAGAGCTGGAAGCGGCCTCGTGCTCTCCGGCAGCGAGATTCCAAAAGAAACACTATCTCCTCCCGGAAACGGCTGTGCTATCTATAGATCTGAGATCATCAGCACGGCGCCCTCGTCCTGGGTGGTGCCCGGGCCAAGCCCTAACGAAGAGAACAATGGCAAAAGCATGCCGCTGAAAAACAAGGCCTTGGACTGGGCTATACCGCAGCAGCGCAGTTCATCGTGTCCCCGCATGGGCGGCACGGACGCCGTGGTCACAAATGTCTCGGGCTCCGTGTCGAGCGCTGGCCGCCCGGCCTCGGCGTCGCCGGCCCCCAATGCCAACGCAGATGGCTGCAAGACCAGCAGGAGCTCCATGGACACCACGCCGTCGGTCATTCAGCACGTGGGCCAGCCCCCGACCACGCCCGCCAAGCACAGCGGCGGCACCAGCAGCAAGGGCGCCAAAGCTGGCAACCCGGAGCCCAGCTTCAAAGCCAACGAGAATGGCCTTCCGCCGAGCTCCATATTTCTATCTCCAAACGAGGCGTTTAGGTCCCCGCCGATCCCCTACCCCAGGAGCTACCTCCCTTACCCGGCTCCCGAGGGCATCGCTATAAGCCCCCTCTCCCTACACGGCAAAGGACCCGTCTACCCTCACCCGGTTTTGCTGCCCAACGGCAGTCTCTTTCCCGGGCACCTGGCCCCGAAGCCTGGACTGCCGTACGGGCTGCCCACGGGCCGGCCGGAGTTTGTGACCTACCAGGACGCACTGGGGTTGGGCATGGTGCATCCCATGTTGATACCTCACACGCCCATTGAGATGACTAAGGAGGAAAAGCCGGAGAGGAGGTCCCGCTCCCACGAGCGAACCCGCTACGAGGACCCGACCCTCCGGAACCGCTTTTCCGAGATGCTGGAGGCTAGCAGCGCCAAGCTGCACCCAGAGGTCCCCGGCGACAAGAACCTAAAGCCGAGCCCTGGCTGGAACCAAGGGAAAACTGTCGTCAAGAGCGACAAACTTGTCTACGTAGACCTCCTCCGGGAAGAGGCAGACGGGAAAACAGACGCCAACGTGGCCAAGGCGGGCTTCGTGGCCGAGAGCGTGGGCCCGAGCACTGAGCCCACCAAGCCCCCGGCCGACCCGGCCTTGCAGCCGCACCGCGATTTCGTTGCCCTGCGAGAGGAGCTGGGGCGCATCAGTGACTTCCACGAAGCTTATGCTTTCAAACAGGCCCCGGGCCAGCCAGTCTTCACCTTGAGCAAGGAGAGCGTTCCGGCCGGAACCAGCAAGGAGAACCTGGGGATGCCAGTCGCCACTCCGTTCCTGGAGCCAACTCTGGGGAGCGACGGCCCGGCTGTAACTTTTGGTAAAACCCAGGAGGATCCCAAACCATTTTGTGTGGGCAGTGCCCCACCAAGCGTGGATGTCACCCCCACCTATACCAAAGATGGAGCTGATGAGGCAGAGTCCAATGATGGCAAAGTTCTGAAACCGAAGCCATCTAAGCTGGCAAAGAGAATCGCAAATTCCGCTGGTTACGTGGGTGACCGGTTCAAGTGTGTCACTACGGAACTGTATGCAGATTCCAGCCAGCTCAGCCGGGAGCAGCGAGCCTTGCAG CGTGCAATGATGCGCTTCTCAGAGCTggagatgaaagagagagaaggtggcCACCCAACAACCAAAGACTCCGAGGTGTGCAAATTCAGCCCTGCCGACTGGGAAAGGTTGAAAGGAAATCAGGACAAAAAGCCAAAGTCAGTCACCCTGGAAGAGGCCATTGCCGACCAGAATGACAATGAGAGAT GTGAATACAGTGCTGGAAACAAACATGATCCTTTTGAAGCTCCAGAGGAGAAAGATCTTCCTGTGGAGAAATACTTCGTGGACAGGCAGCCTGTGAGCGAGCCTCCCGCTGACCAGGCGGCCGTGGATGTGCCACACAGCCCCACCCTCCGGCTGGACAGAAAGCGCAAAGTCTCAGGTGACAGCACCCACACTGAGACGGCCGCCGAAGAGCTGCCGGAGGACCCTCTGCTGAAAGCCAAGCGGAGACGAGTGTCCAAAG ATGACTGGCCTGAGAGGGAAATGACAAACAGTTCCTCTAACCACTTAGAAGAGCCACATTATAGTGAGCTGACCAACCTGAAGGTGTGCATTGAATTAACAGGGCTCCATCCTAAAAAGCAACGCCACTTGCTGCACCTTAGAGAACGCTGGGAGCAGCAGGTGTCGGCAGCAGAGAGCAAACCTGGCCGCCAGGGCAGGAAGGAAGTGACCCAGGCCACCCAGCCTGAGGTCACCGCCCAGGGCAATAACAGCCCCGAAGAGAAACCCAGCAGGAAAAGGGCCGAGGCCAAAGGCAACAGAAGCTGGTCGGAGGAGTCCCTCAAATCCAGTGACAATGAACAAG GCTTGCCTGTGTTCTCCGGCTCTCCGCCCATGAAGAGCCTTTCATCCACCAATGCAAGCGGCAAAAAGCAGACTCAGCCAAGCTGCACGCCAGCCTCGAGGCCGCCTGCCAAAcagcagaaaattaaagaaagccAGAAGACAGATGTGCTGTGCACAGACGAGGAAGAGGATTGCCAGGCTGCCTCCCTGCTGCAGAAATACACCGACAACAGCGAGAAACCATCCGGGAAGAGACTGTGCAAAACCAAGCATCTGATCCCTCAGGAGCCCAGGCAGGGCTTGTCACTGACAGGAGACTACTATGTGGAGAACACTGATGGCAAG GTGACTGTCCGGAGATTCAGAAAGCGGCCTGAGCCCAGTTCCGACTACGATCTGTCACCAGCCAAGCAGGACCAGAAGCCCTTCGACCGTTTGCAACAATTGCTGCCAGCTTCCCAGTCCTCACAGCTGCCACGCTCAAGCTCCCCTCCAGAGACCACCCAGTCGCGCCCGATGCCTCCAGAAGCACGGAGACTCATCGTCAACAAGAACGCGGGCGAGACCCTCCTGCAGCGGGCCGCCAGGCTCGGCTACGAG GAGGTGGTCTTGTACTGCCTGGAGAACAAGATTTGTGACGTGAACCATCGAGACAATGCGGGTTACTGCGCCCTCCATGAGGCTTGTGCTAGGGGGTGGCTCAACATCGTGCGACATCTCCTCGAGTACGGCGCAGACGTCAACTGCAGTGCCCAGGACGGAACCAG ACCTCTCCACGACGCTGTTGAGAATGATCACTTGGAAATTGTCCGCCTGCTCCTCTCCTATGGTGCTGACCCCACTTTGGCTACGTACTCAGGTAGAACCATCATGAAAATGACTCACAGTGAACTCATGGAAAAGTTTTTAACAG atTACTTAAATGACCTACAGGGTCGCAGTGACGAAGACTCCAATGGCTCCTGGGAGTTCTATGGCAGCTCTGTGTGTG AACCAGATGATGAAAGTGGATATGATGTTTTAGCAAACCCCCCAGGACCAGAGGACCAGGATGACGACGATGAGGCCTACAGCGATGTGTTTGAGTTTGAGTTTTCAGAAAGCCCCCTCTTACCGTGTTACAACATCCAAGTGTCCGTCGCTCAGGG GCCTCGAAACTGGCTGTTGCTTTCGGATGTGCTCAAGAAGCTGAAAATGTCTTCCCGCATATTCCGCTGCAATTTCCCGAATGTGGAAATCGTCACCATCGCAGAGGCGGAATTTTACCGGCAAGTTTCAGCAAGTCTCCTGTTCTCTTGCTCCAAAGACCTGGAGGCCTTTAACCCAGAAAGCAAGGAGCTCTTAGATCTGGTGGAGTTCACTAGCGAGCTGCAGACTCTGCTGGGCTCGTCCATGGAGTGGCTCCACCCCAGCGACATGGCCTCGGACGACTACTGGTGA
- the BCOR gene encoding BCL-6 corepressor isoform X5, translating into MLSATPLYGNVHSWMNSERVRMCGINEDRKIPVNDGDASKARLELREENPLNHNVVDATTAHRIDGLAALSMDRTGLIREGLRVPGNIVYSSLCGLGSEKSREAATSTLGGLGFSSERNPEMQFKPNTPETVEASAVSGKAPNGFSAIYKTPPGIQKSAVPTAETLGLDRPASDKQSPLNINGASYLRLPWVNPYMEGATPAIYPFLDSPNKYSLNMYKALLPQQSYSLAQPLYSPVCTNGERFLYLPPPHYVSPHIPSSLASPMRLSTPSASPAIPPLVHCADKSLPWKMGVSPGNPVDSHAYPHIQNSKQPRVPSAKAVTSGLPGDTALLLPPSPRPSPRVHLPSQPAADTYSEFHKHYARISTSPSVTLSKPYMTVSSEFPSARLSNGKYPKGPEGAESGPPVPGHARKAAGQDRKDGGSPPLLEKQTVTKDVTDKPLDLSAKMVDVDASKADHMKKMAPTVLVHSRAGSGLVLSGSEIPKETLSPPGNGCAIYRSEIISTAPSSWVVPGPSPNEENNGKSMPLKNKALDWAIPQQRSSSCPRMGGTDAVVTNVSGSVSSAGRPASASPAPNANADGCKTSRSSMDTTPSVIQHVGQPPTTPAKHSGGTSSKGAKAGNPEPSFKANENGLPPSSIFLSPNEAFRSPPIPYPRSYLPYPAPEGIAISPLSLHGKGPVYPHPVLLPNGSLFPGHLAPKPGLPYGLPTGRPEFVTYQDALGLGMVHPMLIPHTPIEMTKEEKPERRSRSHERTRYEDPTLRNRFSEMLEASSAKLHPEVPGDKNLKPSPGWNQGKTVVKSDKLVYVDLLREEADGKTDANVAKAGFVAESVGPSTEPTKPPADPALQPHRDFVALREELGRISDFHEAYAFKQAPGQPVFTLSKESVPAGTSKENLGMPVATPFLEPTLGSDGPAVTFGKTQEDPKPFCVGSAPPSVDVTPTYTKDGADEAESNDGKVLKPKPSKLAKRIANSAGYVGDRFKCVTTELYADSSQLSREQRALQRAMMRFSELEMKEREGGHPTTKDSEVCKFSPADWERLKGNQDKKPKSVTLEEAIADQNDNERCEYSAGNKHDPFEAPEEKDLPVEKYFVDRQPVSEPPADQAAVDVPHSPTLRLDRKRKVSGDSTHTETAAEELPEDPLLKAKRRRVSKGLHPKKQRHLLHLRERWEQQVSAAESKPGRQGRKEVTQATQPEVTAQGNNSPEEKPSRKRAEAKGNRSWSEESLKSSDNEQGLPVFSGSPPMKSLSSTNASGKKQTQPSCTPASRPPAKQQKIKESQKTDVLCTDEEEDCQAASLLQKYTDNSEKPSGKRLCKTKHLIPQEPRQGLSLTGDYYVENTDGKVTVRRFRKRPEPSSDYDLSPAKQDQKPFDRLQQLLPASQSSQLPRSSSPPETTQSRPMPPEARRLIVNKNAGETLLQRAARLGYEEVVLYCLENKICDVNHRDNAGYCALHEACARGWLNIVRHLLEYGADVNCSAQDGTRPLHDAVENDHLEIVRLLLSYGADPTLATYSGRTIMKMTHSELMEKFLTDYLNDLQGRSDEDSNGSWEFYGSSVCEPDDESGYDVLANPPGPEDQDDDDEAYSDVFEFEFSESPLLPCYNIQVSVAQGPRNWLLLSDVLKKLKMSSRIFRCNFPNVEIVTIAEAEFYRQVSASLLFSCSKDLEAFNPESKELLDLVEFTSELQTLLGSSMEWLHPSDMASDDYW; encoded by the exons ATGCTTTCAGCAACCCCCCTGTATGGGAACGTTCACAGCTGGATGAACAGCGAGAGGGTCCGCATGTGTGGGATCAACGAAGACAG GAAAATTCCTGTGAATGATGGTGACGCTTCAAAGGCCAGACTGGAACTAAGGGAAGAAAATCCCTTGAACCACAACGTG GTGGATGCCACTACGGCCCATCGGATCGATGGCCTGGCCGCGCTGAGCATGGACCGCACTGGCCTGATTCGGGAAGGGCTGCGTGTCCCTGGCAACATCGTGTATTCTAGCTTGTGTGGACTGGGCTCGGAGAAAAGTCGGGAGGCCGCCACGAGCACTCTAGGTGGTCTCGGGTTCTCTTCCgagagaaatccagaaatgcAGTTCAAACCGAACACACCTGAGACGGTGGAGGCTTCCGCTGTCTCTGGAAAAGCCCCAAATGGCTTCAGTGCTATCTATAAAACGCCACCTGGAATACAAAAAAGTGCTGTACCCACAGCAGAAACACTGGGCTTGGACAGGCCTGCCAGCGACAAACAGAGCCCTCTCAACATCAATGGTGCTAGTTACCTGCGGCTGCCCTGGGTCAATCCTTACATGGAGGGTGCCACGCCAGCCATCTACCCTTTCCTCGACTCGCCAAATAAGTATTCACTGAACATGTACAAGGCCTTGCTACCTCAGCAGTCCTACAGCTTGGCCCAGCCGCTGTATTCCCCAGTCTGCACCAACGGGGAGCGCTTTCTCTACCTGCCGCCACCTCACTACGTCAGTCCCCACATCCCGTCCTCCCTGGCTTCACCCATGAGGCTCTCAACACCTTCGGCCTCCCCGGCCATCCCCCCTCTGGTCCACTGCGCAGACAAAAGCCTGCCCTGGAAGATGGGCGTCAGTCCTGGGAACCCCGTCGATTCCCACGCCTACCCCCACATCCAGAACAGTAAGCAGCCTAGGGTGCCCTCCGCCAAGGCAGTCACCAGTGGCCTGCCCGGGGACACGGCTCTCCTATTGCCTCCTTCACCTCGGCCTTCACCCCGGGTCCACCTTCCTTCCCAGCCTGCTGCAGACACCTACTCGGAATTTCACAAGCACTACGCCAGGATCTCCACCTCGCCCTCCGTCACCCTGTCAAAGCCATACATGACGGTGAGCAGCGAGTTCCCGTCAGCCAGGCTCTCCAACGGCAAGTATCCCAAGGGCCCGGAAGGGGCTGAGAGTGGCCCGCCAGTTCCCGGGCATGCCCGGAAAGCGGCAGGACAGGACCGGAAAGACGGTGGCTCGCCTCCTCTGTTGGAGAAGCAGACAGTTACCAAAGACGTTACTGATAAGCCCCTGGACTTGTCTGCGAAAATGGTGGATGTAGACGCTTCCAAAGCGGACCACATGAAAAAGATGGCTCCCACGGTCCTCGTTCACAGCAGAGCTGGAAGCGGCCTCGTGCTCTCCGGCAGCGAGATTCCAAAAGAAACACTATCTCCTCCCGGAAACGGCTGTGCTATCTATAGATCTGAGATCATCAGCACGGCGCCCTCGTCCTGGGTGGTGCCCGGGCCAAGCCCTAACGAAGAGAACAATGGCAAAAGCATGCCGCTGAAAAACAAGGCCTTGGACTGGGCTATACCGCAGCAGCGCAGTTCATCGTGTCCCCGCATGGGCGGCACGGACGCCGTGGTCACAAATGTCTCGGGCTCCGTGTCGAGCGCTGGCCGCCCGGCCTCGGCGTCGCCGGCCCCCAATGCCAACGCAGATGGCTGCAAGACCAGCAGGAGCTCCATGGACACCACGCCGTCGGTCATTCAGCACGTGGGCCAGCCCCCGACCACGCCCGCCAAGCACAGCGGCGGCACCAGCAGCAAGGGCGCCAAAGCTGGCAACCCGGAGCCCAGCTTCAAAGCCAACGAGAATGGCCTTCCGCCGAGCTCCATATTTCTATCTCCAAACGAGGCGTTTAGGTCCCCGCCGATCCCCTACCCCAGGAGCTACCTCCCTTACCCGGCTCCCGAGGGCATCGCTATAAGCCCCCTCTCCCTACACGGCAAAGGACCCGTCTACCCTCACCCGGTTTTGCTGCCCAACGGCAGTCTCTTTCCCGGGCACCTGGCCCCGAAGCCTGGACTGCCGTACGGGCTGCCCACGGGCCGGCCGGAGTTTGTGACCTACCAGGACGCACTGGGGTTGGGCATGGTGCATCCCATGTTGATACCTCACACGCCCATTGAGATGACTAAGGAGGAAAAGCCGGAGAGGAGGTCCCGCTCCCACGAGCGAACCCGCTACGAGGACCCGACCCTCCGGAACCGCTTTTCCGAGATGCTGGAGGCTAGCAGCGCCAAGCTGCACCCAGAGGTCCCCGGCGACAAGAACCTAAAGCCGAGCCCTGGCTGGAACCAAGGGAAAACTGTCGTCAAGAGCGACAAACTTGTCTACGTAGACCTCCTCCGGGAAGAGGCAGACGGGAAAACAGACGCCAACGTGGCCAAGGCGGGCTTCGTGGCCGAGAGCGTGGGCCCGAGCACTGAGCCCACCAAGCCCCCGGCCGACCCGGCCTTGCAGCCGCACCGCGATTTCGTTGCCCTGCGAGAGGAGCTGGGGCGCATCAGTGACTTCCACGAAGCTTATGCTTTCAAACAGGCCCCGGGCCAGCCAGTCTTCACCTTGAGCAAGGAGAGCGTTCCGGCCGGAACCAGCAAGGAGAACCTGGGGATGCCAGTCGCCACTCCGTTCCTGGAGCCAACTCTGGGGAGCGACGGCCCGGCTGTAACTTTTGGTAAAACCCAGGAGGATCCCAAACCATTTTGTGTGGGCAGTGCCCCACCAAGCGTGGATGTCACCCCCACCTATACCAAAGATGGAGCTGATGAGGCAGAGTCCAATGATGGCAAAGTTCTGAAACCGAAGCCATCTAAGCTGGCAAAGAGAATCGCAAATTCCGCTGGTTACGTGGGTGACCGGTTCAAGTGTGTCACTACGGAACTGTATGCAGATTCCAGCCAGCTCAGCCGGGAGCAGCGAGCCTTGCAG CGTGCAATGATGCGCTTCTCAGAGCTggagatgaaagagagagaaggtggcCACCCAACAACCAAAGACTCCGAGGTGTGCAAATTCAGCCCTGCCGACTGGGAAAGGTTGAAAGGAAATCAGGACAAAAAGCCAAAGTCAGTCACCCTGGAAGAGGCCATTGCCGACCAGAATGACAATGAGAGAT GTGAATACAGTGCTGGAAACAAACATGATCCTTTTGAAGCTCCAGAGGAGAAAGATCTTCCTGTGGAGAAATACTTCGTGGACAGGCAGCCTGTGAGCGAGCCTCCCGCTGACCAGGCGGCCGTGGATGTGCCACACAGCCCCACCCTCCGGCTGGACAGAAAGCGCAAAGTCTCAGGTGACAGCACCCACACTGAGACGGCCGCCGAAGAGCTGCCGGAGGACCCTCTGCTGAAAGCCAAGCGGAGACGAGTGTCCAAAG GGCTCCATCCTAAAAAGCAACGCCACTTGCTGCACCTTAGAGAACGCTGGGAGCAGCAGGTGTCGGCAGCAGAGAGCAAACCTGGCCGCCAGGGCAGGAAGGAAGTGACCCAGGCCACCCAGCCTGAGGTCACCGCCCAGGGCAATAACAGCCCCGAAGAGAAACCCAGCAGGAAAAGGGCCGAGGCCAAAGGCAACAGAAGCTGGTCGGAGGAGTCCCTCAAATCCAGTGACAATGAACAAG GCTTGCCTGTGTTCTCCGGCTCTCCGCCCATGAAGAGCCTTTCATCCACCAATGCAAGCGGCAAAAAGCAGACTCAGCCAAGCTGCACGCCAGCCTCGAGGCCGCCTGCCAAAcagcagaaaattaaagaaagccAGAAGACAGATGTGCTGTGCACAGACGAGGAAGAGGATTGCCAGGCTGCCTCCCTGCTGCAGAAATACACCGACAACAGCGAGAAACCATCCGGGAAGAGACTGTGCAAAACCAAGCATCTGATCCCTCAGGAGCCCAGGCAGGGCTTGTCACTGACAGGAGACTACTATGTGGAGAACACTGATGGCAAG GTGACTGTCCGGAGATTCAGAAAGCGGCCTGAGCCCAGTTCCGACTACGATCTGTCACCAGCCAAGCAGGACCAGAAGCCCTTCGACCGTTTGCAACAATTGCTGCCAGCTTCCCAGTCCTCACAGCTGCCACGCTCAAGCTCCCCTCCAGAGACCACCCAGTCGCGCCCGATGCCTCCAGAAGCACGGAGACTCATCGTCAACAAGAACGCGGGCGAGACCCTCCTGCAGCGGGCCGCCAGGCTCGGCTACGAG GAGGTGGTCTTGTACTGCCTGGAGAACAAGATTTGTGACGTGAACCATCGAGACAATGCGGGTTACTGCGCCCTCCATGAGGCTTGTGCTAGGGGGTGGCTCAACATCGTGCGACATCTCCTCGAGTACGGCGCAGACGTCAACTGCAGTGCCCAGGACGGAACCAG ACCTCTCCACGACGCTGTTGAGAATGATCACTTGGAAATTGTCCGCCTGCTCCTCTCCTATGGTGCTGACCCCACTTTGGCTACGTACTCAGGTAGAACCATCATGAAAATGACTCACAGTGAACTCATGGAAAAGTTTTTAACAG atTACTTAAATGACCTACAGGGTCGCAGTGACGAAGACTCCAATGGCTCCTGGGAGTTCTATGGCAGCTCTGTGTGTG AACCAGATGATGAAAGTGGATATGATGTTTTAGCAAACCCCCCAGGACCAGAGGACCAGGATGACGACGATGAGGCCTACAGCGATGTGTTTGAGTTTGAGTTTTCAGAAAGCCCCCTCTTACCGTGTTACAACATCCAAGTGTCCGTCGCTCAGGG GCCTCGAAACTGGCTGTTGCTTTCGGATGTGCTCAAGAAGCTGAAAATGTCTTCCCGCATATTCCGCTGCAATTTCCCGAATGTGGAAATCGTCACCATCGCAGAGGCGGAATTTTACCGGCAAGTTTCAGCAAGTCTCCTGTTCTCTTGCTCCAAAGACCTGGAGGCCTTTAACCCAGAAAGCAAGGAGCTCTTAGATCTGGTGGAGTTCACTAGCGAGCTGCAGACTCTGCTGGGCTCGTCCATGGAGTGGCTCCACCCCAGCGACATGGCCTCGGACGACTACTGGTGA